Proteins co-encoded in one Sandaracinaceae bacterium genomic window:
- a CDS encoding transposase, translated as MTTVPPVASALSPDLVKVREFMVEAVAAGTVEPMVDAVIHLLARMRDVNHELVRRDMARRRAKPPSETSRRLQQELLFSMAPANENGTAEADEASKAGASDGAPDGAENSAAPNSAAAKAAELLRPKKRGPKKRDEHGRGELPAHLERVPNECLVSGAERTCPHCHVEAERVAFRASEVLELSPARFIVRRDLIETVSCPGCREYIVSAERPDMIVPRGLLGPDLVVQAMVEHYGEAVSYERMERRADEQGVPLRANTLARNVSRLVDLLDPIVDEIARRVGRSTDLALDATSTRVLDPAHPLGIRHASLWLLTGDHEYALFRYAPKADAEALMNAFKDVVFANVRLTCDASPTMNCLEREGAIRAGCNAHGRRGLVAALRGGDLRAAEGIALYGTLFHIDAESK; from the coding sequence GGACCTCGTGAAGGTCCGAGAGTTCATGGTGGAGGCCGTGGCGGCGGGCACGGTAGAGCCGATGGTGGACGCCGTGATCCACCTCCTCGCCCGCATGCGCGACGTCAACCACGAGCTCGTCCGCCGCGACATGGCGCGGCGACGCGCGAAGCCACCATCCGAGACGTCGCGGAGGCTGCAGCAGGAGCTGCTCTTCTCCATGGCGCCGGCGAACGAGAACGGCACCGCCGAAGCCGACGAGGCGAGCAAAGCGGGGGCGAGCGACGGGGCGCCAGACGGCGCCGAGAACTCGGCCGCGCCGAACAGCGCAGCAGCCAAGGCTGCCGAGCTGCTGAGGCCCAAGAAGCGCGGGCCCAAGAAGCGCGACGAGCACGGCCGCGGTGAGCTGCCCGCGCACCTCGAGCGTGTGCCGAACGAGTGTCTGGTCTCGGGCGCCGAGCGCACCTGCCCGCACTGCCACGTGGAGGCCGAGCGCGTGGCGTTTCGCGCGAGCGAGGTGCTGGAGCTCTCGCCCGCGCGGTTCATCGTGCGACGCGACCTGATCGAGACCGTCTCGTGCCCCGGGTGTCGGGAGTACATCGTGAGCGCGGAGCGCCCGGACATGATCGTCCCGCGCGGCCTGCTCGGGCCCGACCTCGTCGTGCAGGCCATGGTCGAGCACTACGGCGAGGCGGTGTCGTACGAGCGGATGGAGCGGCGAGCCGACGAGCAGGGGGTGCCGCTGCGTGCGAACACGCTCGCGCGAAACGTCAGCCGGCTGGTGGACCTCCTCGACCCCATCGTCGACGAGATCGCACGGCGTGTAGGCCGCTCCACCGACCTCGCGCTCGACGCGACCAGTACGCGGGTGCTCGACCCCGCACACCCGCTCGGCATCCGCCACGCATCCCTCTGGTTGCTCACGGGCGACCATGAGTACGCGCTCTTTCGCTATGCGCCGAAGGCCGACGCGGAGGCGTTGATGAACGCGTTCAAGGACGTGGTCTTCGCGAACGTGCGCCTGACCTGTGACGCCTCCCCCACCATGAACTGCCTCGAGCGTGAGGGCGCCATCCGCGCGGGCTGCAACGCTCATGGCCGCCGCGGCCTCGTCGCCGCGCTGCGGGGCGGCGATCTCCGCGCCGCCGAGGGCATCGCCCTCTACGGCACGCTCTTCCACATCGACGCCGAGTCCAAG